The segment GCGACGTACCTCATAGCCTGTCACTCCCACATTGTCCGAGGAGGCACCCCAGGCGAGAGTGAACGAGGAACTTGTGATCCCACTCGCACTAAGACCCGAAGGAACGGAAGGTGGAGTGGTGTCGGAGGTTCCGCTCAAGACGACTTCAATGCCGTTGATGATCGTGTTGTTCGCCGACGCCGTGAACGCGAGGTTCAGGGTGCCGTCAGTGACGTTCACGGTGGCGGTCTTGAGCAATGCACGATCTCGGCCGCCAGCCTGCGCAAACACATCGATGGATCCCCAGCCGGAGGGCGTGGAGCCTTCGGCGGCAACAGAGAAGACGCGCTGGCCTGCCGCCGTTATCCCGGAGTAGGTTTCCGCGAAATGGAGGGTCACGGTGTACAAGCCGTTGGGCACCGGAATGGCATAGCCTGTGACGCCCCACCGCTCGGTCTGGTAGACCCTATCCTCCGTGGTGTTCGCAATGGCAATGGCGCCCCGATCCACGATGCTGCCGCCCGTGGAGCCGTTGTCGGCGGCCCACACATTGCCACTCGAATCGGTGAAGGACGAGGTGCTGCCGGACTCGATGCGGACCGGGGTGTTTGTGCCCGAGGTGGTGACCGACAGTGCAGAACTGGGTGCGGACCAGTTGCCTGCCGCGTCGCGTGCACGCACTTGCATCGAATAGGTCGTAGAGGAGGAAAGGCCCGTGACGGTTACACTGGTAGTGGTCGGGGAGGAGACCACGGTGCCGTTCCGCAGCACTTCGTAGCCTGTAACTGCGACGTTATCCGTCGAAGCGGTCCAGGATAAGGTGAACGAGGTGGAAGCAATGTTCGAGGCGGCGAGGCCCGAGGGAACCGAAGGAGCTTGTGCGTCACTGCCGGTGGAACGAGAGCTATGGTAGCCCTTGGTCTGATTGTACGTCTGGCTGTCATACGCGTTCGCGGGCGAGCCGCGCCAACCTGCGGACGCAGACAGGTAGTTTGGATTTGTGCCGGAACCAGGGCGGTAGGTCGCCGTGGCAACTAGTGTTGGCGATCCTGCGGTGAAGGGAGTTGATGAGCTGGTCGTCGAGAGGATGGAGTCAGAGACTGTCACCGACGAGCCGGGCTCGGCATCCACGCCGGTGCCCGTGTCATGAAAGGTCGAGAAACTCACGTCGATGTCTGCGCCATACTGGCTCACCCAAAGGCCGGCGATGCCGCCTGTTCCACCGAATTGCACGCCGTTAACCGCAATCGAATTGAACATCTGGCCATTGTTGCCCCACTGGCGGTATGCGCGTTTGTTCCCGGCAGCGACGCAATGCTCGTAGGTCAGGTTGTCGGCCTTGTTGTCGAAACCGCCGTCGTCATTGTCGTAGGATTTGCAACGTGTGAAGGTCACGTTGTAGGTGCCGCTCTCGGTGCTGAAGCCGTCTCCATTCCAGTAGGCGGTGGACGATTGCGCGAAGCGATTGTTGCGGGCGATGCAATCGATGAATTGAAGGTCGTGAATGATTGCCGCTCCTGAGGTGTCGTCACCGAAGAAGCCAGTCGGGATCGCTCGTGCAGGGAAGGATGAATCGCCTCCAGTGCAGTCTGTCGAGCAGCCGATGAAGGTGATGAACCTTGAGTACTGCGAGATGCGGAATCCCTTTTTTGTATGCCGAACCACGGTGCAATTCCGCACCGTGATGTTGCTGGAGTTGTAGATCCGAATGCCGTCCTCGATCGAGTCGAAGGAGAGGTTTTCGAAAAGCAGGTTGTTCCTGAGGGTGTAAGTCGTGCCGTTCAACGGCAGGTTGATGGCGAATGGCTGATTCCGTATCGACAGGTTCTTTATCTCCCAGTAACTCGCAGCGCCGGGGAA is part of the Opitutaceae bacterium genome and harbors:
- a CDS encoding malectin domain-containing carbohydrate-binding protein; the protein is MMLTSLIRSARGLATLALLGAVLTAKAATIYMTPSGAGSQNGSSWSNALPQSQIQSTVNNLQPGDTLSLGSGTYTFSSLSISGSGTAGNPKSIVGVNTGSGIPVLQGTFNVANSAGGVSFISFPGAASYWEIKNLSIRNQPFAINLPLNGTTYTLRNNLLFENLSFDSIEDGIRIYNSSNITVRNCTVVRHTKKGFRISQYSRFITFIGCSTDCTGGDSSFPARAIPTGFFGDDTSGAAIIHDLQFIDCIARNNRFAQSSTAYWNGDGFSTESGTYNVTFTRCKSYDNDDGGFDNKADNLTYEHCVAAGNKRAYRQWGNNGQMFNSIAVNGVQFGGTGGIAGLWVSQYGADIDVSFSTFHDTGTGVDAEPGSSVTVSDSILSTTSSSTPFTAGSPTLVATATYRPGSGTNPNYLSASAGWRGSPANAYDSQTYNQTKGYHSSRSTGSDAQAPSVPSGLAASNIASTSFTLSWTASTDNVAVTGYEVLRNGTVVSSPTTTSVTVTGLSSSTTYSMQVRARDAAGNWSAPSSALSVTTSGTNTPVRIESGSTSSFTDSSGNVWAADNGSTGGSIVDRGAIAIANTTEDRVYQTERWGVTGYAIPVPNGLYTVTLHFAETYSGITAAGQRVFSVAAEGSTPSGWGSIDVFAQAGGRDRALLKTATVNVTDGTLNLAFTASANNTIINGIEVVLSGTSDTTPPSVPSGLSASGITSSSFTLAWGASSDNVGVTGYEVRRDGTVIATPTTTSLSVTGLSAGTTYAMQVRARDAASNWSALSSTLNVTTSGSSSVKLSVPASSIAASGTPEGIPNLIDNNLSTDWQDNANPWLRLNLGATRTVKYVKIAWKNGSTIRYNFELQVGNSASGPWTTVYPNGQSAGNTTSLETYDFTDTNASFVRFVGNGNNGATGSDFSRITEIEVWGN